The nucleotide sequence CCTGGAAGAGCTGGAGCTGCCCTACACCGTCAAGGTGGTGGACATCACCAAGGGCGACCAGTTCAAGCCCGAGTACCTGGCCATCAACCCCAACAACAAGATTCCGGCCATCGTCGACCACGAGCCGGTGGACCGCCGGCCGCTGACCATCTTCGAGTCGGGCGCCATCCTGCTCTACCTCGCGGAGAAGACGGGCAAGCTGCTGCCCTCCAGCCCGCGCGGCAAGGCCGAGGTGACGCAGTGGCTGATGTTCCAGATGGGCGGCATTGGCCCCATGTTCGGGCAGCTCGGCTACTTCACCCGCTTCAGCAAGGCGTACGTCCCCCACGCCATCGAGCGCTACACCAACGAGTCCAAGCGCATCCTCGGCGTGCTGGACGCGCAGCTCGGCAAGGGTGAGTACGTGGCGGGGAAGTTCTCCATCGCCGACTGTGCCATCTACCCGTGGCTGGCCGGCACCCGCGAGTACAGCCCGGGCCTCTTCGCCGGCCTGAACCACGTGCCCGAGTACCTGCACCGCGTGGGCAGCCGTCCCGCCGTGCAGCGCGGCATGAAGGTGCCGGACCTGAAGCGCTGACCCGTACGGGCGGGGCGCGGTGGCGTGAGGGTCGCCGCGCTCGCGAGCTTCGTTGCCGACATCGACGCGTGGGCCAAGGGCTCCCCGGCCCGGGTGCCCGGCAGGCCGGCAGGCGCGGCGCGGCCGGGGGCTCGGAAGCCGGTGCGTAGCTTGAGGGGCATGATGGAACCGCCCGTCTCCTCACAACCTCGCCTGCTGCTGCGAGCCCTGGGCCCCGGGCTCGTGGGCGCCACGTCGCTGACGCTCGTGCACGAGGGCGCCCGCCGCGTGCTGGCGCACCCACCCCGGATGGATGTGCTGGGCAAGCGTGCCCTCGAGAAGGGCGTCCGCTGGTTCGGCGGCAAGCCCGCGTTCGGCAGCCGCCTGCACCGGCAGACCCTCGCGGGAGATTTGCTGTCCAACAGCCTCTTCTACTCGCTGGTGGCCCTGGGCCGGCCGAAGCGGCCCTACCTGCGCGGCGCGGTGCTGGGGCTGCTCGCGGGCGTGGGCGCGGTGGTGCTGCCGCCGTACCTGGGCCTGGGCCGGGGCCTCCGCCGCGCACGGGCCTCCACGTCGCTGCTCACCGTCGCCTGGTACACGCTGGGCGGGCTGGCCGCGGCGCGCGCCACGCGGAGCCTCGTGGGCGCCGGCCCCACCCTGGAGACCTCTGGCCCTGGTTGGTAGACATGACGACGGACCTCACTCGCATACCCCTGCGCGGGCAGAATGGCGCCTTCCACGTCGTCGTCGAGTCGCCCCGCGGCTCGACGGTGAAGCTGAAGTACGACGCGGCGCTGAAGGCCTTCTCCATCTCCCGGCCGCTGACACGCGGGCTGCGCTACCCGTTCGACTGGGGCTTCATCCCCTCCACGAAGGGGCCGGACGGGGACCCGCTGGACGCCATGGTGTACTGGGACGACACCACCTGGCCCGGCGTGGTGCTGCCCTGCCGCGCGCTCGGCGTGCTCCAGGTGGACCAGAAGAAGCGCACGGGCAAGCCGGGAGACCGCGAGCGCAATGACCGCATCCTCGCCGTCCCTGTCTCCTCCTACCGCGCCGAGCATCTGCAGAGCGTCCAGCAACTGTCCAAGCGTGAGCGGGACGAGCTGGAGCACTTCTTCCTCGCCGCCGTGCACTTCGAGGACAAGGACGCGCGCATCCTCGGCTGGGAGGGCCCCGAGGGCGCGGAGCGGATGCTGCGCCAGTACCCCCTCACGGAGGGCTGAGTGGCTCAACCTACCCCCATCCGGGGCCTGGGCCCCGACACGCGCCTGGGACATGCCGCCCGGCGCATCCTCGCGGGCCGGCTCGCGGACGTGCGCAAGCCGGAGGCGAGCTTGCAGGACGGCGTCGACGACGAGTCCGTCCACGACATGCGCGTGGCCATCCGCCGCCTGCGCGCGGCCCTCCAGGTGTTCCGTCCCATCGGCGGGCTGGGGAAGAAGCTGGAGCAGCAGCTGAAGCGCATCCAGGACGCGCTGGGCGACGTGAGAGACCTGCACGTGCAGGCGGCGTGGCTGGAGGGCGCGGCCGGCAAGGTGGAGAAGGCGAAGCCCGGCACGCGCGCCGGCATCACCGCGCTGCGCGACGCGCGGCTGGCCCACCTGGACGCCCGGGAGGGTCGGCTGCATGCGGAGCTGGAGCGCTGGGTGAAGCGCACCGTGCCCCGGCTGCTGAAGCGCATGGACACGCTGGAGGACGAGCACCGCTTCGGCGGCCGACGTGTCCGTGCCCAGCTGCGAAAGCGCCTGAGCCGCGTCGCCAGGCGGATGGACACGTACATGGACGCGGCGGACGCGGAGTCCGCCCATGCGCTGCGCAAGGACGTGAAGAAGCTGCGCTACGAGCTCGAAATCTTCCAGCCCGCCTTCCGCCGCACCATGGACGCGCTGCTGGAGGTGCTCGTGCCGCTGCAGGACGGGCTGGGCGAGCTGCACGACGCGGACGTGCGGCTGGAGCTCTTCGAGCAACTGGCCGCGGAGAGCGCCCCCCGCGAGCGCAAGGCCGCGCGGGCCCTGCTCACCCTCGTCCGGGACGAGCGCACGAAGCGGGCGGCGGAGATTGCCCGCGAGCTCCAGCGCTGGAACGCCGAGGAGATTCCCCGGCGCCTGCGCCGGCTGCTCGCGTGAGCGGGCCACGGTGCCGCCGTACGAATACCGCCCGCCCGCATAGCTGTCCTACATTTCATGTTTTGCAGGTCTGATGGGTAGCATGGCCGCCGCGGGAGCGGGCCGGAGCGCCGGCCCGTGGCCCGTGCCGTCCCACGTCTCGTCACACCCGGACCTGCACGAATGCCCCACACCCCTGCCCGCCGCGTCGCGGCCTCGACTCCCTTGCGTCTGCTGTGCCTCTTCTCCTCGCTGGGCCTGGCGCCGCTGGCCAGCGCCAACGACGGTGGCTTCGCCGCCGCGAATCCGCCCGAAGGCAAGGGCGGTGGCGAGTACGTCCACCGCGAGCTCTACGAGCACCTCACGGAGAGCCAGCGCCGGGACGTCTGGGACAACATCCACCGCAACCTCCGCACGCTGGAGCAGGAGGGCCGGCTGGCCCCGCCCAACTCGCTGGCCAACGCCACCCTCGCGTGGCCGCTGCGCGCCAATGGCATCACCGACCCGGGCTACCACGGCATCTCCAACTTCGTGGACCACAACGCCAGCTACACGGGCTTCATCCGTGACTACAACTGCGGCGTCCGCTCGTACGACACCTCCAGCGGCTACAACCACATGGGGGTGGACATCTACACGTGGCCGTTCTCCTGGCAGAAGATGAACAACAACCAGGTGCAGGTGATTGCCGGCGCGCCGGGCACCATCGCCTACCGCTCGGACGGCAACTACGACCGCAACTGCGCCTTCAACAGCGGCAACTGGAACGCCGTCTACGTCCGCCACGCGGATGGCTCCATTGCCTGGTACGGGCACCTGAAGAACGGCTCAGTCACCACCAAGGCCGTGGGCGCCGCCGTGGCGCAGGGCGAGT is from Pyxidicoccus trucidator and encodes:
- a CDS encoding glutathione S-transferase family protein, with protein sequence MIDLYTFATPNGRKVSIALEELELPYTVKVVDITKGDQFKPEYLAINPNNKIPAIVDHEPVDRRPLTIFESGAILLYLAEKTGKLLPSSPRGKAEVTQWLMFQMGGIGPMFGQLGYFTRFSKAYVPHAIERYTNESKRILGVLDAQLGKGEYVAGKFSIADCAIYPWLAGTREYSPGLFAGLNHVPEYLHRVGSRPAVQRGMKVPDLKR
- a CDS encoding CHAD domain-containing protein yields the protein MAQPTPIRGLGPDTRLGHAARRILAGRLADVRKPEASLQDGVDDESVHDMRVAIRRLRAALQVFRPIGGLGKKLEQQLKRIQDALGDVRDLHVQAAWLEGAAGKVEKAKPGTRAGITALRDARLAHLDAREGRLHAELERWVKRTVPRLLKRMDTLEDEHRFGGRRVRAQLRKRLSRVARRMDTYMDAADAESAHALRKDVKKLRYELEIFQPAFRRTMDALLEVLVPLQDGLGELHDADVRLELFEQLAAESAPRERKAARALLTLVRDERTKRAAEIARELQRWNAEEIPRRLRRLLA
- a CDS encoding M23 family metallopeptidase, with protein sequence MPHTPARRVAASTPLRLLCLFSSLGLAPLASANDGGFAAANPPEGKGGGEYVHRELYEHLTESQRRDVWDNIHRNLRTLEQEGRLAPPNSLANATLAWPLRANGITDPGYHGISNFVDHNASYTGFIRDYNCGVRSYDTSSGYNHMGVDIYTWPFSWQKMNNNQVQVIAGAPGTIAYRSDGNYDRNCAFNSGNWNAVYVRHADGSIAWYGHLKNGSVTTKAVGAAVAQGEYLGVVGSSGNSTGPHLHLEVYDSTGRLNDPFQGACNSLNPNSWWQAQRPYYDSAINKLTTGGAPAVFPSCPNVETSNEKTAFRYGEPVYFTAYFRDQLNTQQGQYRIIRPNGTVFSTWTHNSPAAHYSSSWWYWYWTSFAPTGPSGTWRFEVTFNGQTHVKTFTMSP
- a CDS encoding inorganic diphosphatase — protein: MTTDLTRIPLRGQNGAFHVVVESPRGSTVKLKYDAALKAFSISRPLTRGLRYPFDWGFIPSTKGPDGDPLDAMVYWDDTTWPGVVLPCRALGVLQVDQKKRTGKPGDRERNDRILAVPVSSYRAEHLQSVQQLSKRERDELEHFFLAAVHFEDKDARILGWEGPEGAERMLRQYPLTEG